Proteins from one Procambarus clarkii isolate CNS0578487 chromosome 8, FALCON_Pclarkii_2.0, whole genome shotgun sequence genomic window:
- the LOC138361613 gene encoding F-box DNA helicase 1-like, giving the protein MVVQFVNNVIIIVQVVKIDAFAGAGKTTTLRRLCQERPHTRFLLLVPTKSLEEQCSQTFPINVTVNTAQSMALAQIGTKFSSINKLEDTFGLIDTSKFIDLCNQSKTSSKTLDLVRRTIDCFMSSSNEYITLQHVPNDTRHIWEIETLTDECRYKVLSLAESVWMEMNRCWERQQISMTQDGLVKAWQLTKPRIQGYDVLLVDGAEDINDAVLDILLNQHCAKVFVGDSCQQLRFFGGTVSALDKVTATHKFSLSQSFRFGPEVSYVAQCALEARLLVPHRTVVGARKKDSFVHAPDPKLFDPSSKLKRAYIAMTNTELYRIATKICEDKEYIAASMTFAGGLSKYGYDDVMDIFNLNQIQEGLATRESANIQNPLVAKFETIADLTNFAKTCEDRELLSKINMFHYSGSRTPYHVTLLTQRCNTEASEADICFSTVHMAKGLEWDWVILTDGIINPLFNLHDLYAYNDEMLRQAYVSSTRAKKFLTINNAVLYALLSAHDELDVLVARKSVQESVVCLWCHAPVTPSPSPLIIKALSYYISDKGYRFPGGYMCDGCATNAVVTSLTRQSMSIYDLYVRFSMNVLHVFDNFFCSVES; this is encoded by the exons ATGGTTGTCCAGTTTGTGAATAATGTTATAATTATTGTCCAGGTTGTGAAGATCGACGCCTTTGCAGGAGCAGGCAAGACTACAACCCTGCGGAGGTTGTGCCAAGAGCGACCACACACAAGGTTTCTCCTGCTTGTCCCCACTAAGTCACTCGAAGAACAATGTTCACAAACATTCCCCATCAATGTTACGGTGAACACTGCTCAGTCTATGGCTTTAGCACAAATTGGAACAAA GTTTTCGTCAATTAATAAATTGGAGGACACATTTGGTCTGATTGATACATCTAAGTTCATCGACTTATGTAACCAGTCAAAAACCAG CTCTAAGACTCTTGACTTGGTAAGAAGAACTATTGATTGCTTCATGAGTTCCTCgaacgagtacatcaccctgcagCACGTGCCCAACGACACGCGCCATATTTGGGAAATTGAGACCCTGACGGACGAATGTCGATATAAG GTCCTGTCACTTGCCGAGTCAGTGTGGatggagatgaacaggtgctgggagaggcagcAAATTTCCATGACACAG GACGGACTGGTGAAGGCCTGGCAGCTAACGAAGCCTCGTATCCAGGGGTATGACGTGTTGCTGGTCGACGGAGCAGAGGACATCAATGATGCCGTCTTGGATATCCTCCTCAACCAACACTGTGCGAAG GTGTTTGTGGGAGACTCTTGCCAACAGCTGCGCTTCTTCGGAGGGACAGTCAGCGCCCTGGATAAGGTGACAGCCACTCACAAGTTTTCCCTCAGCCAGTCCTTCAGGTTCGGACCGGAGGTGTCATATGTAGCACAATGTGCTCTGGAGGCTCGCCTATTGGTTCCCCACCGGACTGTCGTCGGAGCAAGAAAAAAAGACTCATTTGTCCATGCTCCAGATCCTAAACTTTTTGACCCAAGCTCAAAACTCaaaagggcttatatagctatgaCAAATACGGAACTTTATAGAATAGCCACGAAGATATGTGAGGATAAAGAGTACATTGCAGCATCCATGACATTTGCTGGTGGATTGAGTAAGTATGGATATGACGATGTTATGGACATATTTAATTTAAATCAAATTCAGGAGGGTCTTGCCACAAGAGAATCAGCAAATATTCAGAATCCATTAGTGGCCAAATTCGAAACCATAGCCGACCTTACGAACTTTGCTAAAACGTGTGAAGACCGGGAGCTACTTTCCAAAATTAATATGTTCCATTACAGTGGGAGTAGGACACCCTATCACGTGACTCTGCTTACTCAGAGGTGCAACACAGAGGCATCCGAGGCAGATATATGCTTCAGTACCGTTCACATGGCCAAAGGACTTGAATGGGACTGGGTTATATTGACAGATGGCATTATTAACCCATTATTCAACTTACATGACTTATATGCATATAATGATGAAATGTTGAGGCAGGCGTATGTGTCCTCGACACGAGCCAAGAAGTTCTTAACCATCAACAATGCGGTTCTCTATGCCCTCCTTTCCGCCCATGACGAGCTGGACGTGTTAGTAGCGAGGAAGAGCGTCCAGGAGAGCGTTGTGTGTCTGTGGTGCCACGCCCCCGTCACCCCCTCGCCCTCCCCGCTCATAATTAAG GCACTGTCATACTACATATCTGATAAAGGTTACCGGTTTCCCGGAGGATATATGTGCGACGGGTGTGCAACAAACGCAGTAGTCACAAGCCTCACCAG